A part of Gemmatimonas groenlandica genomic DNA contains:
- a CDS encoding TonB-dependent receptor yields the protein MAVPATLWAQQTADVIRGRVSGPDSLPIVGAQITAVSYFGGITKTARTDKNGRYSITYPNGEGDYWLSFAAIGFQPRRFEIKRVADEEVLLADIRLSNTQTLATVRVAASGPAQPPGRSDAANQSDVSGADRFMGSGLLSPEQAGNLAAMAATSPGIQLIPGIDGNPDRFSIFGLDGAQNNSALNGQQNGISNIPRDAAVSTQMRAGYDVANGGFSGAQVNVSTQSGTNYFARSLSGLFNAPQAQWNDRVGQASQYSNVSVGGRFSGPIAMDRNFYNLSFQFDRRAQELPTLLSSTPVVFQSAGIASDSAARLTGILSRLGVPLSASGLGRSSPRTTASVLGSLDWASKAPTSGNAFNLAYNLTYNSGGPQGTALASQTPASLASSTTASGGLQLRHTNYFGSGVLTESMFSATASQLTSDPYLALPGGTVLVTSTLNDGTATARSLSFGGGANATSNRSASVSARNMLSWFSDNSKHRIKLITELRLDQNNTEQAFNLLGRYSYQSLADLDAQLPSSFSRSLNPVRRNGSALVGAIAVGDAWRPNQDLQVQYGVRIDGNRFLTTPNDNLLVLDAFDVSNARVPNGVYVSPRLGFSWLYGKAPQIAYSGGFFPGPRATIRGGIGVFQNMRGPDLVSGAIANTGLAGSAQQLSCTGSATPFVPWDALQSNPGAIPTACADGTSGTVFSNALPSVTLFGRNYAQEQSVRSNLSWSGAVLDNRFFLTANGTYSFNRHQADNVDLNLRTTPQFTLVSEGGRPVFVAPSSIDPRSGLLAVRDARVSSAFNAVTQQRSDLHSHSQQLSVNFSPYYTTPRTFRWSFGYAFLRLNEQYRGFSSAIGDPRSIYAGLGAAPQHDISYSLVYTLANSVTFTWGGRVTSGQQFTPVVAGDVNGDGRSNDRAFVFDPATVGDPVLASSMQSLLSGGSSAARECLSRQIGRFAGRNSCSGPWTTGNTTLRIAFNPARIRLPQRTTLSFTVSNPIGAADLMLHGDRKLRGWGQAPFIDQSLLFVRGFDPGTQRFKYEVNQRFGSTRAAQTTSRTPVVLTMQMAIDLAPSRDWQNLRQQLDRGRNRGGVKMSEAQVRQISGNFFPNAMSMLLQNMEELHLDRRQADSLATMSRRFTKLVDSVWTPAAKYMAALPKDYDHTEARRRLINAREIAVGYLLEAAPNAKKMLTKGQLRMLPPYIANIIEPRYLELLKSGQAGSEFAFFF from the coding sequence GTGGCTGTTCCCGCCACGCTGTGGGCCCAGCAAACGGCCGATGTCATTCGTGGTCGGGTCAGCGGCCCTGACAGTTTGCCCATCGTGGGTGCGCAAATCACGGCGGTGTCGTACTTCGGGGGCATCACCAAGACCGCCCGCACCGACAAGAACGGTCGATACTCCATCACCTATCCGAACGGCGAAGGCGACTACTGGCTGTCGTTCGCCGCGATCGGCTTCCAACCTCGCCGCTTCGAGATCAAGCGCGTGGCGGATGAAGAGGTGCTGTTGGCCGACATTCGCCTCTCGAACACCCAAACGCTGGCCACCGTCCGCGTCGCCGCCTCTGGACCAGCGCAACCCCCTGGCCGATCCGACGCGGCCAACCAGTCCGACGTTTCCGGCGCCGACCGATTCATGGGGAGTGGACTGTTGTCCCCCGAACAGGCCGGCAATCTCGCCGCGATGGCCGCCACGTCGCCGGGGATCCAGCTCATTCCGGGCATCGACGGCAATCCCGATCGCTTCTCGATCTTCGGCCTCGACGGCGCGCAAAATAATTCGGCGCTGAACGGGCAGCAGAACGGCATCAGCAACATTCCGCGCGATGCGGCCGTGTCGACGCAGATGCGCGCCGGCTACGATGTCGCGAACGGGGGATTCAGCGGCGCGCAGGTGAACGTCAGCACGCAGTCGGGCACCAACTATTTCGCCCGCTCCCTCAGCGGTCTGTTCAATGCCCCGCAGGCCCAGTGGAATGATCGCGTCGGACAGGCCTCGCAGTATTCCAACGTGTCGGTGGGCGGACGCTTCTCCGGTCCGATCGCCATGGACCGCAACTTCTACAATCTTTCGTTTCAGTTTGACCGACGGGCGCAGGAGCTTCCCACGCTGCTGTCGTCCACGCCGGTGGTCTTTCAAAGTGCGGGCATCGCCAGCGACTCGGCGGCACGGCTCACCGGCATTCTGTCGCGTCTCGGGGTGCCGCTCAGCGCCAGTGGACTCGGCCGCTCTTCGCCTCGCACCACGGCCTCGGTGCTGGGCAGTCTGGATTGGGCGTCGAAAGCGCCAACGAGTGGCAACGCCTTCAATCTCGCGTACAACCTGACGTACAACTCCGGCGGACCGCAGGGCACCGCACTCGCCTCGCAGACGCCGGCATCGCTGGCCTCGAGCACCACGGCCAGCGGCGGACTGCAGTTGCGGCATACCAATTACTTCGGCTCGGGCGTGCTCACCGAATCGATGTTCAGTGCCACGGCATCGCAGCTCACCAGCGACCCGTATCTCGCACTGCCGGGCGGCACTGTTCTGGTCACGTCGACGCTCAATGACGGTACCGCGACCGCGCGCTCGCTTTCGTTCGGCGGAGGCGCGAACGCCACCAGCAATCGGTCAGCGTCGGTCTCCGCACGTAACATGCTGTCGTGGTTCAGCGACAACAGTAAGCATCGCATCAAGCTGATCACCGAATTGCGACTGGATCAGAACAACACCGAGCAGGCCTTCAACCTGCTGGGACGTTATAGCTACCAGTCACTGGCTGATCTTGATGCGCAGCTCCCCTCGTCGTTCAGTCGCTCGCTCAATCCCGTACGGCGTAACGGTTCGGCGCTCGTCGGCGCGATCGCCGTGGGCGATGCCTGGCGGCCGAATCAGGATCTGCAGGTGCAGTATGGCGTGCGCATCGATGGCAACCGATTCCTCACCACGCCGAACGACAATCTGCTCGTACTCGACGCCTTCGATGTGTCGAACGCGCGCGTGCCGAACGGCGTCTATGTCAGTCCGCGGCTCGGCTTCTCCTGGTTGTACGGCAAGGCGCCGCAGATCGCCTACTCTGGCGGCTTCTTTCCTGGTCCCCGCGCCACGATTCGCGGAGGCATTGGTGTCTTCCAGAACATGCGCGGCCCCGACCTGGTGAGTGGTGCCATCGCCAACACTGGGCTCGCGGGGTCGGCGCAGCAGCTCAGTTGCACCGGCAGTGCCACTCCATTCGTACCCTGGGATGCGCTCCAGTCAAACCCGGGAGCCATTCCCACCGCTTGTGCCGATGGCACGTCCGGCACGGTGTTCTCCAACGCCCTGCCCAGCGTCACGTTGTTCGGGCGCAACTACGCGCAGGAGCAGAGCGTGCGCTCTAATCTCAGCTGGTCCGGAGCGGTGCTGGACAATCGCTTTTTTCTCACGGCGAACGGGACGTACTCGTTCAATCGTCATCAGGCCGACAACGTCGACCTGAACCTGCGGACGACGCCGCAGTTTACGCTCGTCAGCGAAGGGGGGCGGCCGGTGTTCGTCGCGCCCAGCAGCATCGATCCACGATCCGGCCTGCTGGCGGTGCGCGATGCCCGTGTCTCCTCGGCGTTCAATGCAGTCACGCAGCAGCGCTCTGATTTGCATTCGCACAGCCAACAGCTGTCGGTCAACTTCTCGCCGTACTATACCACGCCTCGCACGTTTCGCTGGTCGTTCGGCTACGCCTTCCTGCGGCTCAACGAGCAGTATCGCGGGTTCTCCAGCGCCATCGGGGATCCGCGGTCGATCTACGCCGGCCTTGGTGCGGCGCCGCAGCACGACATCTCGTACTCGTTGGTCTACACGCTCGCGAACTCGGTCACGTTCACGTGGGGAGGACGCGTCACCTCGGGGCAACAGTTTACGCCCGTCGTCGCGGGAGACGTGAACGGCGACGGCCGCAGCAATGATCGCGCGTTCGTGTTCGACCCGGCTACGGTCGGCGATCCCGTGCTCGCGTCGTCCATGCAGTCGTTGCTGAGTGGCGGATCGAGCGCAGCGCGCGAGTGCCTGTCGCGCCAGATTGGGCGCTTCGCGGGTCGCAACAGCTGCAGTGGCCCGTGGACCACTGGCAACACCACGCTGCGCATCGCGTTCAACCCGGCACGGATTCGATTGCCACAGCGCACCACGCTTTCGTTCACCGTGTCCAACCCCATCGGCGCGGCCGACTTGATGCTGCACGGCGATCGCAAGTTGCGCGGGTGGGGGCAAGCGCCGTTCATCGACCAGTCGTTGCTCTTCGTGCGCGGGTTCGACCCTGGCACGCAGCGCTTCAAGTATGAAGTCAATCAGCGCTTCGGCTCCACCCGTGCCGCCCAGACTACTTCGCGAACGCCGGTGGTGCTGACGATGCAGATGGCCATCGATCTCGCCCCGTCGCGCGATTGGCAGAATCTTCGCCAGCAACTCGATCGCGGCCGCAATCGCGGGGGCGTGAAGATGTCGGAGGCCCAGGTGCGACAGATCTCGGGCAACTTCTTCCCCAACGCGATGTCGATGCTGCTGCAGAACATGGAAGAGCTGCATCTCGACCGGCGTCAGGCGGACAGTCTCGCCACGATGAGTCGTCGCTTCACCAAGCTGGTGGATTCGGTGTGGACGCCAGCCGCGAAGTACATGGCGGCGCTGCCCAAGGACTACGATCACACCGAGGCCCGCCGGCGGCTGATCAATGCGCGTGAAATCGCCGTGGGCTACCTGCTCGAGGCCGCTCCCAACGCCAAGAAGATGCTCACCAAGGGACAGTTGCGCATGCTGCCGCCGTACATCGCCAACATCATCGAACCGCGCTATCTCGAGCTGCTCAAGTCTGGGCAGGCCGGCAGCGAATTCGCCTTCTTCTTCTAA